A window of the Trichoplusia ni isolate ovarian cell line Hi5 chromosome 4, tn1, whole genome shotgun sequence genome harbors these coding sequences:
- the LOC113493157 gene encoding maltase A1-like — protein sequence MVEETNTYSIACYRVKMKTILYLAVVFTLALSANAGGADKDLDWWEKTIFYQIYPRSFKDSNGDGIGDLNGITSSLEYLKEMGVGATWLSPIFKSPMYDFGYDISDFYEIQEEYGTMEDFEKLMAKAKKLDIKIVLDFVPNHTSNESVWFQEALRGHEKYYNYFIWEDGVVDSNGKMHPPNNWVSVFRKSAWEYREEVGKYYLHQFVIGQPDLNFRNPDVVEEMKNVIRFWLDKGVAGFRVDAIAHLFEVDKKDFGGKYPDEPLTGYTNDPDNYDYTDHIYTKDLDETFDMVYQWREVFDEFKEKDGLSRVMMTEAYSSPQLTMRYFGEGDRQGAQMPFNFVLISDVSGSSTAAEIKYALDKFITFKPIDKLSNWVAGNHDNNRVASRFSPELVDGINMILLLMPGIAVTYMGEEIGMVDGYVSWEDTVDPSGCNTDDPINYWVSSRDPERTPFQWNSKKNAGFSTADKTWLPVADGYEYLNVEAQRNAKRSHLNVYKDLSKLRTKKAFRQGRYESVAFNEGVFAFRRWHDKDNYIVIINFRNENYTIDLHYFENVKNKVEVVLSSIQSPKSAKDVLEPSKLRILGSEALVLKVN from the exons ATGGTGGAAGAAACCAACACCTACAGCATCGCCTGTTACCG gGTCAAGATGAAGACGATACTTTATTTGGCTGTAGTTTTCACATTGGCTTTAAGTGCCAATGCCGGAGGGGCAGACAAGGATTTGGACTGGTGGGAAAAGACAATATTCTACCAAATCTACCCAAGGTCCTTTAAGGACAGCAATGGCGATGGCATAGGAGATCTGAACGGCATCACATCAAGTCTGGAATATTTGAAAGAGATGGGAGTTGGGGCAACATGGTTGTCGCCTATTTTCAAATCGCCAATGTACGACTTTGGCTATGATATTTCTGATTTCTATGAAATTCAAGAAGAATACGGTACTATGGAAGATTTTGAGAAACTCATGGCTAAGGCTAAGAAACTAG atattaaaatagttcTGGATTTCGTACCAAACCACACGAGTAATGAAAGCGTGTGGTTTCAAGAGGCATTGCGAGGTCAcgagaaatattacaattacttTATTTGGGAGGATGGAGTTGTTGACAGTAACGGTAAAATGCATCCACCTAACAACTGG gtcAGTGTTTTCCGTAAGAGTGCCTGGGAATACAGGGAAGAAGTCGGCAAGTACTATCTTCACCAGTTCGTCATCGGACAACCAGATCTGAACTTCCGCAACCCTGATGTCGTTGAAGAAATGAAGAACGTCATTCGTTTCTGGTTAGACAAAGGAGTTGCAGGCTTCAGGGTTGACGCTATCGCACATTTGTTCGAAGTTGATAAGAAAGACTTTGGTGGAAAATACCCAGATGAACCACTAACGGGTTATACCAATGATCCCGATAACTATGATTACACAGACCACATTTACACTAAAGATCTCGATGAGACCTTTGATATGGTCTACCAATGGAGGGAAGTTTTTGATGAGTTTAAAGAGAAAGATGGTTTGAGTAGAGTTATGATGACTGAAGCATACTCAAGCCCGCAATTGACTATGAGATACTTCGGTGAAGGTGATCGTCAAGGTGCGCAAATGCCGTTCAACTTTGTCCTAATTTCCGATGTCAGCGGATCATCCACCGCTGCTGAGATAAAATACGCTCTTGATAAGTTCATCACATTTAAGCCGATTGACAAATTGTCTAACTGGGTG GCCGGTAACCATGACAACAATCGCGTAGCTTCAAGATTTAGCCCTGAATTAGTTGATGGTATCAACATGATTCTCTTACTCATGCCTGGTATCGCTGTCACTTACATG GGTGAAGAAATTGGTATGGTTGACGGGTATGTGAGCTGGGAGGATACTGTTGATCCCAGTGGATGCAACACAGACGATCCTATCAACTATTGGGTGTCCTCTAGGGACCCTGAACGTACTCCATTCCAATGGAATTCAAAGAAAAATGCAG GCTTTTCAACTGCTGATAAGACCTGGCTCCCAGTAGCAGACGGTTACGAATATCTAAATGTGGAAGCGCAGCGCAACGCGAAACGATCTCACCTGAATGTTTACAAGGATCTATCAAAACTTCGCACTAAGAAGGCTTTTAGACAAGGCAGATACGAGTCCGTCGCTTTCAATGAAGGAGTCTTTGCTTTTAGGAG gtggCACGACAAAGATAACTACATCGTAATCATCAACTTTAGAAACGAAAACTACACCATTGACCTGCATTACTtcgaaaatgtcaaaaataaggTTGAAGTTGTTCTAAGCAGCATTCAGTCACCGAAATCAGCAAA gGATGTTCTCGAACCAAGCAAATTGAGGATTCTTGGCAGTGAAGCGTTGGTGCTCAAAGTGAACTAA
- the LOC113493159 gene encoding maltase A1-like — protein sequence MRAIILLPVLLVLCSGNVLKHEERELDWWETTIFYQIYPRSFADSNGDGIGDLNGITSKLEYIKELGVGAIWLSPMFQSPMYDFGYDISDFYAVHDEYGTMEDFEALVNKANEYGIKVVLDLVPNHTSNESVWFQEALNGNEKYYNYFVWEDGVIDENGNRQPPNNWRSHFRGSAWEYRDEVGKYYLHQFVVGQPDLNYRNPDVVEEMKNIIRFWLGKGVAGFRVDAVNCLYEVDKNLFGGKYPDEPFSGRVDVDPESHDYLSHIYTKDQEETYGMVYQWRDVFDEFKEKDGLSRVMMTEVYASIQDVVKYFGDGDKLGAQMPFNFDLITDVDASSSAADIKYAVDKFLTYKPVDQGANWVVGNHDNSRMATRYGPSLVDGINMIVLLLPGVGVTYMGEELGMVDGYVSWEDTVDPSGCNTNDPINYVKSSRDPERTPFQWNADKNAGFSTADRTWLPVADGYEDLNVEVQRAADKSHMKVYQALADLRRDKVFRYGRYDSLAINQDIFVFRRWYNGETYLVIVNMRDNEHVIDLTYFENVSGDANVVLKSIQSPKNEGDSVSVAAVPVVGFEGLVLKLK from the exons ATGAGGGCGATTATATTGCTGCCAGTTTTGTTGGTCTTGTGCAGTGGGAATGTTTTGAAGCATGAAGAACGGGAACTGGACTGGTGGGAGACCACCATTTTCTACCAGATCTATCCTCGGTCGTTTGCTGATAGTAATGGCGATGGCATCGGGGACTTGAATG GTATCACATCAAAATTGGAATATATCAAAGAATTAGGAGTCGGCGCTATCTGGTTGTCACCGATGTTCCAGTCGCCTATGTATGACTTCGGATATGATATATCCGATTTTTACGCCGTTCACGATGAGTACGGAACGATGGAAGATTTCGAAGCTTTAGTTAACAAAGCAAACGAATATG GCATCAAAGTAGTTTTGGACCTGGTACCAAATCATACGTCTAATGAGAGCGTCTGGTTCCAAGAGGCTCTCAACGGCAAtgagaaatattacaattattttgtctgGGAAGACGGAGTTATTGACGAAAATGGTAACAGGCAGCCACCTAATAACTGG AGAAGCCATTTCCGAGGCAGTGCCTGGGAATATAGAGATGAAGTTGGGAAATATTATTTGCATCAGTTTGTCGTCGGCCAGCCCGATTTAAATTACCGCAATCCTGACGTTGTTGAAGAAATGAAG AACATTATTCGCTTCTGGCTCGGCAAAGGAGTCGCCGGGTTCAGGGTTGATGCTGTCAACTGTTTATATGAAGTTGACAAAAACCTATTTGGAGGGAAATACCCCGACGAACCTTTTTCTGGACGGGTTGATGTAGATCCAGAATCTCATGACTATTTAAGCCATATCTACACTAAAGACCAAGAAGAAACCTATGGTATGGTTTATCAATGGAGGGATGTATTTGATGAATTCAAAGAGAAAGATGGCCTGAGCAGAGTAATGATGACTGAAGTATACGCGTCTATCCAAGACGTAGTAAAATATTTCGGGGACGGAGATAAGCTGGGAGCACAAATGCCCTTTAACTTTGACCTAATTACTGACGTCGACGCTTCGTCATCTGCCGCTGACATTAAATACGCCGTCGACaaatttttaacttataaacCCGTCGATCAAGGTGCCAACTGGGTG GTTGGTAACCATGACAACAGCCGGATGGCAACTAGATACGGCCCGAGTTTGGTCGACGGAATCAATATGATTGTATTGTTGCTTCCTGGGGTGGGAGTAACTTATAtg ggTGAGGAGCTCGGAATGGTTGACGGTTACGTCAGTTGGGAAGATACAGTTGATCCTTCCGGATGTAACACTAACGATCCCATCAATTATGTAAAATCCTCCCGCGACCCCGAAAGAACTCCATTCCAATGGAACGCAGATAAAAATGCTG GATTCTCCACGGCTGACAGGACTTGGTTGCCAGTGGCTGACGGCTACGAAGATTTAAACGTTGAAGTACAAAGAGCAGCCGATAAGTCACACATGAAGGTGTACCAGGCCCTGGCAGATCTCCGCCGGGATAAAGTATTCAGATACGGGCGTTACGATTCTTTGGCTATAAatcaagatatttttgtttttagaag ATGGTACAATGGGGAGACGTACTTGGTGATAGTCAACATGCGTGACAATGAGCATGTTATTGATCTAACGTACTTCGAAAACGTGTCTGGCGATGCCAATGTTGTACTGAAAAGTATTCAGTCTCCCAAGAATGAAGG TGATTCGGTTAGCGTTGCAGCCGTACCAGTGGTAGGTTTTGAAGGACTTGTACTGAAACTGAAGTAA